Genomic DNA from Longimicrobiaceae bacterium:
GCACCCGCGCCAGCATCAGCACCACCGAGATCTTCGCGATCTCCGACGTCTGGATGGTGACGGGGCCCAGGCGGATCCAGCTCTTCTCGCTCGCCGCCACGCCCGTGCCGCCGCCGCCGATGAAGAGCGTGAGGACGAGGAGGACGAGGCAGAAGACGTAGGCTGGCTGGGCGGCCCACTCCAGCCACGCCACCGGCACCTTCATCACGAACGGGATGACCAGCAGCGAGATGGCGAACCAGAGGATCTGCTGCCGCCACGCGCCGGCCGCGATCCTCGACGGCACGTCCACGATGCCCGCGCTGTAGATCATGGCGATGCCGAAGGCCGCGAGGCCCAGCACCAGCAGGAACAGCATGGGGTCGCCGATCTGGAGCGGACGGTAGCGCCTCATCTCAGACCACCGCCCGGTAGATGGCCGACGCGGCCAGGCCCGCGGCCGCGGCGTACAGCCCCTCGAGCGGCGAGATCAGCAGCAGCGACGAGGCGGGCCCCGCGCTCGCCGTGGCCCAGAGCACCAGATAGAGCAGCACGTCGTAGATCCACTTGCCCGCGAAGAGGTACAGCGCCAGCAGCACGGGACTGTCCCCCGCCATCATGTCGCGCGACCGCGAGGCGAAGTAGCCCATCACCGCCAGCACCAGCGAGCTGGCGCCCACCGTGAACGACACCGCGCCCTCCAGCAGCCCCAGCACCAGCCCCAGCCCAGAAGCCGTGCCCGGCCGGATACGGCGCGCCGCGAGGAGGAACGCCACCACGAGCAGGTCGGGCGCCAGCGGCCCCAGCCCCAGCCCGATGCGCAGAACGAAGTGGAGGATGACCAGCCCGGCGATGAAGGCGATGAACTTGTAGCGCGTGTCGCCCGTCATCGCCTGACCTCGTTCCGCCTGGGGGGCGGAGTCGTGGGTGTGGTTGCGGGAGGAGCCTGGACGGCGGGCTCCGGATGCGTGATCGGCCGCCCCAGCAGCCGCGGTCCGCGCGGACGCGGCGCCGCAGGCTTCGGGCGCTCGGCCGGGACCGGGGTAGCGCCCGCTGCCGGCGTGGCGGACGCACCGCCCGGCACGACCGGCGTGCCGGCAGGCGTCACCAGCGAGTCCGCCGGCGGCGCGCCCGTCAGCCGGACGCCCCACGCGGCCGCGAGGTCCTGGTCGCTCGGCGCGGCCGTACGCTGGCCCAGCACGAGCACGTGCGCCGCCTGCGTGGGGCTCACCATGGGCCGGATGTAGAAGGCGCGCTGCGCCAGCCCCGTCTTGTCCTTGCCGCTGCCCGACACCTTGCCGATGGGGATGCCGCGGGGGTACATCTGCCCGTCGCCCGAGGTGACGATCAGCGCGCCCGTCTTCGGCACCGTGTGCAGCGCCTGCGGCGTGAACACCAGCACCTGCTCGCCGTTGGGACCCGTCGCCGGCTCCGCGAGCCCGTACGTCGCCCCGTCGGTGGTCATCACGCTGGCGCGGAAGTCGGGGTGTGTCCAGTCGATGGCCACAGCCGCGCCGTCGTCCACCTGGCGCACCATCCCCACCAGCCCCTCGGCGGTGACGATCGGGGCGCCCTCGCGCACCCCGTCGGCCGAGCCGGCGCTGAGCTGGAGCGTGCCGTCCCGGCCGGGGCCCGTCATCCGCGTCGCCTCGGCGGCCACGAACGAGTACGCCAGGCGCTGCTTGAAGCCCAGCAGCGACCGCAGCTCGCGGTTCTCCGCCGCCATTCCCGCCTGCCCCACGAGGAACGAGGCCAGCGAGTCGCGCTCGGCGCGCAGGCGGG
This window encodes:
- a CDS encoding rod shape-determining protein MreC → MLVIPLKYREGLADGLRATVLRLPLALQRGSADRQGRFDDVARLRAERDSLASFLVGQAGMAAENRELRSLLGFKQRLAYSFVAAEATRMTGPGRDGTLQLSAGSADGVREGAPIVTAEGLVGMVRQVDDGAAVAIDWTHPDFRASVMTTDGATYGLAEPATGPNGEQVLVFTPQALHTVPKTGALIVTSGDGQMYPRGIPIGKVSGSGKDKTGLAQRAFYIRPMVSPTQAAHVLVLGQRTAAPSDQDLAAAWGVRLTGAPPADSLVTPAGTPVVPGGASATPAAGATPVPAERPKPAAPRPRGPRLLGRPITHPEPAVQAPPATTPTTPPPRRNEVRR